One window from the genome of Vidua chalybeata isolate OUT-0048 chromosome 3, bVidCha1 merged haplotype, whole genome shotgun sequence encodes:
- the POMC gene encoding pro-opiomelanocortin, whose translation MGWAILLPLLGLILGNSLGGSERCWDRPECRELGILACSGSCRAQISLESPLFPGNGQFQPLAESLRRYVMSHFRWNQFGRKNGTDPGAGKRHEASGKDAGIPDFSRRSEEPGKDGKRSYSMEHFRWGKPVGRKRRPVKVYPNGAEEESEENSRLEFRREEPEEEEEEEEEEEEFPEFPWNSRKEKRYGGFMSPERIRTPLVTLFKNAIGKSFSKDGQ comes from the exons ATGGGCTGGGCAATTCTGCTGCCGCTGCTGGGGCTGATCCTCGGGAATTCCCTGGGAGGCTCCGAGCGCTGCTGGGACCGTCCCGAGTGCCGGGAGCTCGGAATTCTG GCGTGCTCGGGATCGTGCCGGGCTCAGATTTCCTTGGAATCTCCGCTTTTTCCCGGCAACGGGCAATTCCAGCCCCTCGCGGAGAGCCTGCGCCGTTACGTCATGAGCCACTTCCGATGGAACCAATTCGGCCGGAAAAACGGCACCGATCCCGGCGCCGGCAAACGGCACGAGGCTTCCGGGAAAGACGCCGGAATTCCCGATTTTTCCCGGCGTTCCGAAGAGCCGGGAAAGGACGGGAAGCGCTCGTATTCCATGGAGCACTTCCGTTGGGGAAAACCCGTCGGGCGCAAGAGGAGGCCGGTCAAGGTTTATCCCAACGGTGCCGAGGAGGAATCGGAGGAGAATTCCCGCTTGGAATTCCGGCGGGAAGAGCccgaggaagaggaagaggaggaggaggaggaggaagaattcccggaattcccgtGGAATTCCCGGAAGGAGAAGCGCTACGGCGGCTTCATGAGTCCGGAGCGGATCCGGACGCCGTTGGTGACGCTCTTCAAGAACGCCATCGGGAAGAGTTTTTCCAAGGATGGGCAGTGA
- the PTRHD1 gene encoding putative peptidyl-tRNA hydrolase PTRHD1 yields the protein MAAALVQYVVLRGDLARPPRSWPLGAVVAQGCHAALAAVHGYREHPDTGAYLEQGGAMTTVVLEAPDENSLLDLAKLLKEKGVDHKIWVENPEGIPTCLALRPYPKNLVQPHLRNFKLLK from the exons ATGGCGGCGGCGCTGGTGCAGTACGTGGTGCTCCGCGGGGATCTGGCGCGGCCTCCCCGCTCGTGGCCGCTCGGTGCCGTGGTGGCTCAGGGCTGCCACGCCGCGCTGGCCGCCGTTCACGGTTACCGGGAGCATCCCGACACCGGCGCGTACCTGGAGCAGGGCGGCGCCATGACAACCGTGGTGCTGGAG gctCCGGATGAGAATTCCCTGCTGGATTTGGCGAAGTTGTTGAAGGAAAAAGGCGTCGATCACAAAATTTGGGTGGAAAATCCCGAGGGAATTCCCACGTGCCTGGCGCTCCGACCTTATCCCAAAAAtctggtgcagcctcacctcagGAATTTCAAACTCCTCAAATGA